A segment of the Jatrophihabitans endophyticus genome:
GCCGAGACCTTCCCGGTCAAGGGCAACCCGGCCGACGTCGACCTGCACGAGCTCGGCGAGCGCATGCTGGTCATCGAGGCGGTCGAGACCGCGCGCTGCGTCGACGAGAATGTGCTGATCACGACGGCCGACGCGAACATCGGCTCGATCATGGGCATCGGGTTCCCGCCGTGGACCGGTGGCGTGCTGCAGTACGTCAACGGCTACGAGGGCTCGACCGGTCACGGCGTGGCCGCGTTCGTCCAGCGCGCCGAGCAGTTCGCCAAGGCCTACGGCGAGCGCTTCGAGCCCAACCAGCTGCTGCGCGACAAGGCCGGGTCGGGCGAAGGCTTCTAGTTCATCCACTTTTGGCGGCGTGACGCGGTATACCGCGTCACGCCGCCAAAAGCGTGAAGGGAGGGTCGTCGTGCCCGGACCGCTCGAGAGTGTCCGTGTGGTCGAGCTGCCCGCCATCGGCCCCGTGCCGATGGCGGCGATGCTGCTGGCCGACCTCGGCGCCGAGGTGATCCGCATCGACAAGCTCGGCCGCGACGACAGCCTCGCCGGGGTGATGAACGCCAGCCCGATGGGGCGCGGGCGCCGCTCGCTCGGACTCGACCTGCGTCGGCCCGGCGCGGCCGAGGTGCTGCTGCGCCTGGTCGAACGCTCCGACGCGCTGATCGAGGGGTTCCGGCCGGGCGTGGCCGAGCGGCTCGGCATCGGCCCGGACGATGCGCTGGCCCGCAATCCGCGGCTGGTCTACGGCCGGATGACCGGATGGGGCCAGTACGGTCCGCTCGCCGCGACGGCCGGGCACGACCTCACCTACCTCGCGGTCACCGGCCTGCTGCACGGCATCGGGCCGGCCGACGGGCCGCCCGTCCCGCCGGTCAACTACGTCGCCGACTTCGGTGGCGGGTCGATGTTCCTGGTGTCCGGAGTGCTGGCGGCGCTGCTGCACGCGCGGACGAGCGGCGCGGGTCAGGTGATCGACGCCGCGATGACCGAGGGTGCGTCCTACCTGGGGTCGATGACCCGCGCGATGGTCTCGATGGGCGGCTGGCAGGACCGTCGCGAGGCCAATCTGCTCGACGGCGGATCCCCGAACTACCGCTGCTACGAGACCTCGGACGGCAAGTGGCTGGCCGTCGGGCCGCTCGAACCGCAGTTCTGGGCGACGCTGGTGACGACCCTCGGCCGCGAGGTCGAGGGCACGCCGGGCCCGTACGACCCGGCGCAGTGGGACGCCTGCCGGCAGTGGCTGACCGAGACCTTCCTGACCCGCACCCGGGACGAGTGGGCCGAGCTGTTCGCGCCGCTCGACGCCTGCGTCGCGCCCGTGCTCACGCTGGCCGAGGCGCTGGAGCACCCGCACAACGTCGCGCGCGGCTCCTACACCGAGGTGTCCGGCGCCCCGATGCCCGGCCCGGCGCCGTCCTTCTCGCGGACGCCGGGCGCTGCCGGGACCGTTCCTCGCTCGGGCGCGGACAGCGCGGCCGTCCTCGC
Coding sequences within it:
- a CDS encoding CaiB/BaiF CoA transferase family protein codes for the protein MPGPLESVRVVELPAIGPVPMAAMLLADLGAEVIRIDKLGRDDSLAGVMNASPMGRGRRSLGLDLRRPGAAEVLLRLVERSDALIEGFRPGVAERLGIGPDDALARNPRLVYGRMTGWGQYGPLAATAGHDLTYLAVTGLLHGIGPADGPPVPPVNYVADFGGGSMFLVSGVLAALLHARTSGAGQVIDAAMTEGASYLGSMTRAMVSMGGWQDRREANLLDGGSPNYRCYETSDGKWLAVGPLEPQFWATLVTTLGREVEGTPGPYDPAQWDACRQWLTETFLTRTRDEWAELFAPLDACVAPVLTLAEALEHPHNVARGSYTEVSGAPMPGPAPSFSRTPGAAGTVPRSGADSAAVLAELGYSDTALAELRDAGAIG